In one Haloarcula sp. DT43 genomic region, the following are encoded:
- a CDS encoding helicase-related protein, with the protein MTGSQPDSDDGPPDDEERIARHLRKRITDRVSGNLEGENARVKRDAPSDKFFAGALAPEANSDLEDSDDDLQSKMEPSAIGTMTRIRNGSAGDTISLDITGSVWVRVNPTYEEMDRREEYVSLADRDDDDTENTTLLPVFDRLELEVPSIEVPYEAIAGGTRTTPEVVQERTAEAVRTAVEDARERAVARDDIYLDNGDDKPDEDVPSYVLESESAFDDYLEERDGTPAIPDWDLSVQITTTEDRESNGNELLLDIEVTNTGTQPKRDYIYTLRDPTLFEVQLDLQANGDVEFTPFTFDPLPEDFRYNRDLWGHGRNCTITAPDYEETLGDATPGRSAPRADPHTDHVQTDFIPQYRQRVYESADREVNPAFSELADLHGGGYEVLESVADAMDEYLETAYPEALREYSKRGDWSDADREDFEEDKAAFEREIVRFRRGIRVLREHPDTVGRAFELMNESMDRMHDFDTWRLFQLVFIVMLVPDIAGREYEEWDEISWRGEEELSERFEEADGALDVVDVLWFPTGGGKSEAFFGVAVWNMFFDRIRGKHFGVTTWTRFPLRLLSLQQLQRMSETIMYADLVRRDQDDIGSRPSRPFSVGFLVGKKNTPNALTGYNNDNFTRYKQDKELREEAKVVPSCPACGSRVEMRVTEDIRLAHVCTGNPFECDWQKRETAAQEVYAEDELPIHVVDNELYRYVPSILAGTIDKITAVGYQRKMAHILTGEMEYECPTHGFASLGECTEKYGCDIDKDEFEMMASPIEVYDPAPSLMVPDELHLLEESVGSFDGHYETGVQTLQEIVDAGKTKILAPTATITAYEDQVYHLFLRPAERFPSPGPFLRENFYAMEQPDTQRYYMGLIPHGKTHINSIIDVLFTFHEEVQDLLLMAMESPEDLLTGVELEGTDTSEALSADSIAEIIDILTLYSTSLTYLLSKKDGDRLDQSFVSQLNAYFRGEGRPPLNSERMTGGTPFEEVQTILDQLDDPWQEDEDKSLLQSLADDDLVDEAVIPDIMELRDVLAGELDDERTPRTEFRVALRAASPEVREGLAWLLAYRPNTVTATSMISHGVDVERFNMMVFFGMPRATAEYIQSSSRAGRSHPGLVFNILHPIRERDLSHYHFFEKYHQFLDRLVEPVSVNRWAKNSVKRTQPGLFMALLLNHYMYTDDGEQMYFGDRAEDFLSTVDDADLENILVDMYGGSEVPPEFSDDVSQLTRSAISEVQLSDRQWTSERLPGSPMRSLRDVDEQLPIDPEWKYKDILSSYSNR; encoded by the coding sequence ATGACAGGGTCCCAGCCTGACTCGGACGACGGACCTCCGGACGACGAGGAACGCATCGCACGACACCTCAGGAAGCGCATCACTGATCGGGTGAGCGGCAATCTCGAGGGGGAGAACGCGCGGGTCAAGCGCGACGCCCCGAGTGACAAGTTCTTCGCCGGGGCACTGGCCCCGGAGGCGAACAGCGACCTCGAAGACAGTGATGACGACCTCCAGTCGAAAATGGAGCCCAGCGCCATCGGCACCATGACCCGCATCCGAAACGGGTCTGCGGGAGATACAATCTCTCTCGACATCACGGGGAGCGTGTGGGTGCGTGTGAACCCGACCTACGAGGAGATGGACCGGCGCGAGGAGTACGTCTCGCTGGCAGACCGCGATGACGACGATACGGAGAATACAACGCTCCTTCCGGTCTTTGACCGGCTCGAACTGGAGGTGCCGTCGATCGAGGTTCCCTACGAGGCTATTGCGGGTGGGACCCGGACAACCCCGGAGGTCGTGCAGGAGCGCACCGCCGAAGCGGTTCGAACGGCTGTAGAAGATGCTCGTGAACGGGCTGTAGCACGCGACGACATCTACCTCGATAACGGAGACGACAAGCCGGACGAGGATGTCCCGAGCTACGTTCTCGAAAGCGAGAGCGCGTTCGACGACTACCTCGAGGAACGAGATGGGACACCAGCGATACCGGACTGGGACCTGTCGGTACAGATCACCACCACCGAGGACCGGGAGAGCAACGGGAACGAACTCCTGCTCGACATCGAGGTCACAAACACGGGCACACAGCCGAAACGGGACTACATCTACACGCTCCGCGATCCAACGCTGTTCGAGGTTCAGCTTGACCTCCAGGCGAACGGCGACGTGGAGTTTACCCCCTTCACGTTCGACCCACTTCCCGAGGACTTCCGCTACAACCGTGACCTCTGGGGGCACGGCCGGAACTGCACGATAACTGCGCCGGACTATGAGGAAACGCTCGGTGATGCCACGCCTGGGCGATCCGCGCCTCGGGCAGACCCGCACACCGACCACGTCCAAACGGACTTCATCCCCCAGTACCGCCAGCGGGTCTATGAGTCCGCTGACCGGGAAGTGAACCCTGCATTTAGCGAACTCGCTGACCTTCACGGCGGCGGCTATGAGGTACTGGAGTCGGTCGCGGACGCCATGGACGAGTACCTCGAAACCGCGTACCCGGAGGCCCTCCGGGAGTACAGCAAGCGCGGCGACTGGTCAGATGCCGACCGCGAGGACTTCGAAGAGGACAAGGCCGCGTTCGAGCGCGAAATCGTCCGGTTCCGACGTGGCATCCGCGTGCTCCGTGAACATCCGGACACGGTCGGGCGAGCGTTCGAACTGATGAACGAGTCCATGGACCGGATGCACGATTTCGACACATGGCGACTATTCCAGCTCGTGTTCATCGTCATGCTCGTTCCCGATATCGCTGGCCGCGAGTACGAGGAGTGGGATGAAATCAGCTGGCGTGGCGAAGAGGAGCTCTCAGAGCGCTTCGAGGAGGCCGATGGTGCCCTCGATGTCGTCGACGTGCTCTGGTTTCCCACTGGCGGCGGCAAGTCCGAGGCGTTCTTCGGTGTCGCCGTCTGGAACATGTTCTTCGACCGTATCCGCGGCAAGCACTTCGGGGTGACCACGTGGACGCGATTCCCACTCCGGCTCCTGTCGCTTCAGCAGCTTCAGCGGATGTCGGAGACGATCATGTACGCCGACCTCGTCCGCCGTGACCAGGACGACATCGGCAGTCGTCCATCCCGGCCGTTCAGTGTCGGCTTCCTCGTCGGCAAGAAGAACACACCGAACGCGCTCACGGGCTACAACAACGACAACTTCACGCGCTACAAGCAAGACAAGGAGCTCAGAGAGGAGGCGAAGGTCGTTCCGAGCTGTCCAGCCTGTGGTTCACGGGTCGAGATGCGAGTGACGGAGGATATACGCCTCGCTCACGTCTGTACTGGGAACCCCTTCGAGTGTGACTGGCAGAAGCGCGAGACCGCAGCCCAAGAGGTGTACGCGGAAGACGAGCTCCCGATTCACGTCGTCGATAACGAGCTCTACCGCTACGTACCGAGCATTCTGGCAGGAACCATCGACAAAATCACTGCAGTCGGGTACCAGCGGAAGATGGCACACATCCTGACCGGGGAGATGGAGTACGAGTGCCCGACGCACGGCTTCGCCAGCCTCGGTGAGTGCACGGAGAAGTACGGCTGTGATATCGACAAAGACGAGTTCGAGATGATGGCGTCGCCGATAGAGGTGTACGACCCGGCTCCATCGCTGATGGTTCCAGACGAGCTCCACCTCCTCGAGGAGAGCGTCGGGAGCTTCGACGGCCACTACGAGACCGGAGTCCAGACGCTTCAGGAGATTGTCGATGCTGGGAAGACGAAGATACTCGCACCGACAGCGACGATCACGGCCTATGAGGACCAAGTGTACCATCTGTTCCTCCGTCCTGCAGAGCGCTTCCCGTCGCCAGGTCCCTTCCTGCGCGAGAACTTCTACGCGATGGAACAGCCCGATACACAGCGCTACTACATGGGACTCATCCCACACGGCAAGACGCACATCAACTCCATCATCGATGTGCTCTTCACCTTCCACGAGGAGGTCCAGGATCTCCTCCTGATGGCGATGGAGTCGCCCGAAGACCTACTCACTGGCGTCGAACTCGAGGGGACGGACACCAGTGAGGCCCTGTCGGCTGACTCCATCGCTGAGATTATCGACATCCTCACGCTCTACAGCACGAGCCTGACGTACCTGCTGTCGAAGAAGGATGGAGACCGGCTAGACCAGTCGTTCGTCAGCCAGCTGAACGCATACTTCCGTGGGGAGGGTCGCCCGCCGCTCAATTCAGAGCGCATGACGGGTGGGACGCCCTTCGAGGAGGTCCAGACCATTCTGGACCAGCTCGACGACCCATGGCAGGAGGACGAGGACAAGTCTCTTCTGCAGAGCCTCGCCGACGATGACCTGGTCGACGAGGCGGTCATCCCGGACATCATGGAACTGCGTGATGTCCTCGCGGGAGAACTCGACGATGAGAGAACTCCACGGACGGAGTTCCGGGTCGCCCTCCGAGCCGCCTCCCCCGAAGTTCGGGAGGGCCTCGCCTGGCTACTTGCCTACCGGCCCAACACGGTGACCGCCACCAGTATGATCAGTCACGGGGTGGACGTGGAACGGTTCAACATGATGGTGTTCTTTGGGATGCCACGTGCCACTGCTGAGTACATCCAGTCCAGTTCCCGGGCGGGTCGATCACACCCTGGGCTTGTGTTCAACATCCTCCACCCCATCCGGGAACGCGACCTGAGTCACTACCACTTCTTCGAGAAGTACCACCAGTTCCTCGACCGACTCGTCGAACCCGTCTCAGTGAACCGGTGGGCGAAGAACAGCGTCAAGCGGACGCAGCCAGGTCTGTTCATGGCGCTTCTGCTCAACCACTACATGTACACCGACGACGGGGAACAGATGTACTTCGGTGACCGTGCCGAGGACTTCCTCTCGACGGTCGATGACGCTGACCTCGAGAACATTCTCGTGGACATGTACGGTGGTTCGGAGGTCCCACCGGAGTTCAGTGACGATGTCAGCCAGCTCACCCGCAGTGCGATTTCCGAGGTGCAGCTGAGTGACCGGCAATGGACGAGCGAACGCCTCCCGGGGTCTCCGATGCGGAGTCTCCGTGACGTTGACGAACAGCTTCCAATCGATCCCGAGTGGAAGTACAAGGACATCCTCAGCAGCTACAGCAACCGATAA